In Longimicrobium sp., one DNA window encodes the following:
- a CDS encoding DinB family protein, with the protein MSTVAAPAIERPAPDEHAPYYSRYIDLVPEGDVLDLLDRQAQDTVGFLRGIPIHLHDHRYAEGKWSVKEVIGHLADTERVFAYRALRFARGDRTELAGFDENAYTPAGEFGLREFESLVEEWLNVRRASLSLFRSLTPEQARRRGLANGQEISVRAIAFIAAGHIIHHTAILRERYLGES; encoded by the coding sequence ATGAGCACCGTCGCCGCACCCGCCATCGAGCGCCCCGCGCCCGACGAGCACGCGCCCTACTACTCGCGCTACATCGACCTCGTCCCCGAGGGCGACGTGCTGGATCTGCTGGACCGGCAGGCGCAGGACACCGTGGGGTTCCTGCGCGGCATCCCCATCCACCTGCACGACCACCGCTACGCCGAGGGGAAGTGGAGCGTGAAGGAGGTGATCGGCCACCTGGCCGACACCGAGCGCGTCTTCGCCTACCGCGCGCTGCGCTTCGCGCGCGGCGACCGGACGGAGCTGGCCGGCTTCGACGAGAACGCGTACACGCCCGCCGGCGAGTTCGGGCTGCGCGAGTTCGAGTCGCTGGTGGAGGAGTGGCTGAACGTGCGCCGCGCCTCGCTGTCGCTGTTCCGCTCGCTGACGCCGGAGCAGGCGCGCCGCCGCGGGCTGGCCAACGGGCAGGAGATCAGCGTCCGCGCGATCGCCTTCATCGCCGCCGGGCACATCATCCACCACACCGCCATCCTCCGCGAGCGCTACCTGGGCGAGTCCTGA
- a CDS encoding AbrB/MazE/SpoVT family DNA-binding domain-containing protein, with product MPIAQVSSKSQIVLPAELRRKLGIKPGDQVRIEVRGDEIVITPLTASAFERLKALGGPVWRGAAERIERDRDEWDR from the coding sequence ATGCCCATCGCGCAGGTCAGCAGCAAGTCCCAGATCGTGCTTCCGGCGGAGCTGCGCCGGAAGCTGGGGATCAAGCCGGGTGATCAGGTCCGCATCGAGGTGCGCGGGGACGAGATCGTCATCACTCCGCTCACCGCGTCCGCGTTCGAACGCCTGAAGGCACTTGGCGGTCCGGTCTGGCGCGGAGCGGCGGAGCGGATCGAGCGGGACCGCGACGAATGGGACCGCTGA
- a CDS encoding dCMP deaminase family protein, whose protein sequence is MTEHRRPGTHEYFMGIALAVRARADCTGNRVGAVIVKDRRIVSTGYNGTPENMPNCSEGGCHRCAHRGQYPSGTGYDLCICVHAEQNALLAAARFGIAVEGSTVYTTMRPCFGCTKELLQAHVEAVWYLHDWVHPDPHYQAEYERLQGRFPEGIRHLEVPDPDAEWAITSRRAAAGRPDETGHGAV, encoded by the coding sequence ATGACCGAGCACCGGCGGCCGGGAACGCACGAGTACTTCATGGGGATCGCGCTGGCGGTGCGGGCGCGGGCGGACTGCACCGGCAACCGCGTGGGCGCGGTGATCGTGAAGGACCGGCGCATCGTGAGCACCGGCTACAACGGCACGCCCGAGAACATGCCCAACTGCAGCGAGGGCGGATGCCACCGCTGCGCGCACCGCGGCCAGTACCCCAGCGGCACCGGCTACGACCTGTGCATCTGCGTGCACGCCGAGCAGAACGCGCTGCTGGCGGCGGCGCGCTTCGGCATCGCGGTGGAGGGGAGCACGGTGTACACCACCATGCGCCCGTGCTTCGGCTGCACCAAGGAGCTGCTGCAGGCGCACGTGGAGGCGGTGTGGTACCTGCACGACTGGGTTCACCCGGACCCGCACTACCAGGCCGAGTACGAGCGCCTGCAGGGCCGCTTCCCCGAAGGCATCCGCCACCTGGAGGTGCCGGACCCCGACGCCGAGTGGGCCATCACCTCCCGCCGCGCGGCCGCGGGAAGGCCGGACGAGACGGGGCACGGGGCGGTGTGA
- the accC gene encoding acetyl-CoA carboxylase biotin carboxylase subunit: protein MFDKILIANRGEIALRVIRAAHELGVKTVAVYSEADRLSPHVLAADEAYCIGPAPSAQSYLRGDVLIDVAKKTGAQAIHPGYGFLSERAPFIQAVRDAGLVFIGPSPDAVTAMGDKTAARSRMIDAGVPVVPGTKEALADSAEARRVAGEIGYPVLLKAAAGGGGKGMRVVQSEDEIERAFDAAGNEALGAFGDGSVYIEKFLEGPRHIEIQLLADRHGTTLHLGERECSIQRRHQKLIEEAPSAVLTPDERSAMGQMAVAAARAVNYEGAGTVECLYQNGEFYFLEMNTRIQVEHPVTELVTGIDLVQWQIRIAAGEKLPWTQDDVRFTGHAIECRITSEDPFNSFLPSTGRIGELTLPSGPGVRWDGGIATGVEVGLSYDPMLAKLIVHAPTRTQAVERMKRALLELRVDGVDTSVPFHLRVMDEADFRAGRLDIKYLEKHEELLAAGPSDEDVRVAALAAALLEEERRQMRTVARPSSAAPSAGASGWRQMGWRAR from the coding sequence GTGTTCGACAAGATCCTGATCGCCAACCGCGGCGAGATCGCGCTGCGGGTGATCCGCGCGGCGCACGAGCTGGGGGTGAAGACGGTGGCCGTGTACTCCGAGGCCGACCGCCTTTCGCCCCACGTGCTGGCCGCCGACGAGGCGTACTGCATCGGCCCGGCGCCCAGCGCGCAGAGCTACCTGCGCGGCGACGTGCTGATCGACGTGGCGAAGAAGACCGGGGCGCAGGCCATCCACCCCGGCTACGGCTTCCTCAGCGAGCGCGCGCCCTTCATCCAGGCGGTGCGCGACGCCGGCCTCGTCTTCATCGGCCCGAGTCCCGACGCGGTGACGGCGATGGGCGACAAGACGGCCGCGCGCTCCCGGATGATCGACGCGGGCGTTCCCGTGGTCCCCGGCACCAAGGAGGCGCTGGCCGATTCGGCGGAGGCGCGGCGGGTGGCGGGGGAGATCGGCTATCCCGTGCTGCTGAAGGCAGCCGCCGGCGGGGGCGGGAAGGGGATGCGCGTGGTCCAGAGCGAAGACGAGATCGAGCGCGCCTTCGACGCGGCGGGGAACGAGGCGCTAGGAGCGTTCGGCGACGGCTCCGTCTACATCGAGAAGTTCCTCGAGGGGCCGCGCCACATCGAGATCCAGCTCCTGGCCGACCGGCATGGGACCACGCTGCACCTGGGCGAGCGCGAGTGCTCCATCCAGCGCCGCCACCAGAAGCTGATCGAGGAGGCGCCGTCGGCCGTGCTCACGCCGGACGAGCGGTCGGCGATGGGGCAGATGGCGGTGGCCGCGGCGCGCGCCGTCAACTACGAGGGCGCGGGGACGGTGGAGTGCCTGTACCAGAACGGCGAGTTCTACTTCCTGGAGATGAACACCCGCATCCAGGTGGAGCACCCGGTGACCGAGCTGGTGACGGGGATCGACCTGGTGCAGTGGCAGATCCGCATCGCCGCGGGCGAGAAGCTGCCGTGGACGCAGGACGACGTGCGCTTCACCGGCCACGCCATCGAGTGCCGCATCACCTCCGAGGACCCGTTCAACTCCTTCCTCCCCTCCACCGGCCGCATCGGCGAGCTGACGCTGCCCAGCGGGCCCGGCGTGCGCTGGGACGGCGGGATCGCGACCGGCGTGGAGGTGGGGCTGTCGTACGATCCCATGCTGGCCAAGCTGATCGTGCACGCGCCGACCCGCACCCAGGCGGTGGAGCGGATGAAGCGCGCGCTGCTGGAGCTGCGCGTGGACGGCGTCGACACCAGCGTCCCCTTCCACCTGCGGGTGATGGACGAGGCGGACTTCCGCGCAGGACGTCTCGACATCAAGTACCTGGAGAAGCACGAGGAGCTGCTCGCCGCCGGGCCGAGCGACGAGGACGTGCGCGTGGCCGCGCTGGCGGCCGCGCTGCTGGAGGAGGAGCGGCGGCAGATGCGGACCGTGGCGCGCCCCTCCTCCGCCGCGCCGTCGGCCGGAGCCAGCGGGTGGCGGCAGATGGGGTGGAGAGCGCGGTGA
- a CDS encoding AbrB/MazE/SpoVT family DNA-binding domain-containing protein — protein MCRARLDSECKAVIPASVRETLGVGPGDEIVFTVTEGRVVVSNGKSVLDRLAKFAGPMWRGYADEVRRDRDECDR, from the coding sequence ATGTGCCGTGCACGGCTGGATTCCGAATGTAAGGCGGTCATCCCGGCTTCCGTCCGGGAGACGCTCGGCGTCGGACCGGGTGACGAGATCGTCTTTACGGTGACGGAGGGTCGGGTCGTCGTGTCGAACGGCAAGTCCGTCCTCGACCGCCTCGCGAAGTTCGCCGGACCAATGTGGCGGGGGTACGCCGACGAGGTGCGGCGCGATCGTGACGAGTGCGACCGGTGA
- a CDS encoding type II toxin-antitoxin system VapC family toxin, whose amino-acid sequence MGPLTGDIADGEIVLLDSVAIIYFLDQSPAYFTAAAEIFARINAGELTGVASMLALTEILVEPFQAGDAARARAVSTELRSYPNLSIRKVDAEVAERAAELRARLGIRTADAVHVATGLLEGASWFITNDLRLRRVHSEGIQPWFFDEHR is encoded by the coding sequence ATGGGACCGCTGACCGGCGATATTGCGGATGGCGAGATCGTGCTGCTCGACAGCGTCGCCATCATCTATTTTCTCGATCAGTCGCCGGCCTACTTCACGGCTGCGGCGGAGATCTTCGCGCGGATCAACGCCGGAGAGCTCACCGGCGTGGCTTCGATGCTGGCGCTGACCGAGATCCTCGTCGAGCCGTTCCAGGCGGGCGACGCTGCCCGTGCCCGCGCCGTATCGACGGAGCTTCGCAGCTATCCGAACCTTTCGATCCGGAAGGTCGACGCCGAGGTGGCGGAGCGAGCGGCCGAGCTCCGCGCCCGCCTCGGCATCCGGACCGCGGATGCCGTTCACGTGGCGACAGGGCTTCTCGAAGGCGCGTCATGGTTCATCACCAATGATCTGCGCCTTCGCCGGGTCCATAGCGAAGGAATTCAGCCCTGGTTCTTCGACGAGCACCGCTGA